A segment of the Brevibacterium zhoupengii genome:
AGTGACAAGGATTCAGACTTCGATCGCGCACAGAAGATCCTCGAAGAGAAGCAGAACGCACTCGACGAAGCACGGGCCCTGGCGAAGACTGCAGCCAAAGACGTGACCAAGGCACGTGCCCGCACTGAACTCACCGAACTCACCCGCCGACTCGACACCATACGTGACCATGATGAGAAGAAGAGCCGGGCACAGGCGACGATCGCATCGATTGCGGTCACTGCCAAGGACGTTGAAGCGCTGATCTCACTTGAGACAGAGGTGCGGATCGCGGAGAACGCGAAGACCTCCGCAGCGGCACAGATCGTCGCGAAGCAACTTGGCTCGCAGCCCATAGACGTCGATGGAACCGCGCTGGGTGACGGTGAGACTGGAGAATTCGCCGCGGTCAAGGATGTGCGAATCACGATCGACGGCATCGCCGACATCACCGTGCGCCCAGGGGCATCACCTGTCGAGCTGGACAAAGCACTGACCTCGGCGCGGCAAGCCTTCGACGCTGAGCTGCAGCGTCTCGACGTCGACTCCGTGGCTCAGGCACGGCAGAGAGCACATGTGCGTGCGGACGCCGAGGCAGTCAAGGCAGAGGCCGATTCGACTCTCATAGTGCTCCTCGGAGACGACAGGCGAGACACGCTTGAAGCCGCACTGGCCAGGGCACAGCAGATCGTCGAGGCAGACGGAACCGACCCAGACAGCCGCGCAGACGAGAGCAATCTCAACGACCTCGAAGCCGCTGTCACCGAGGCCGAGAAGAACGCCGAGACTGCTCAGTCTGAGGTGGATACCGCACGAATCGAGCTCGAACGCACTCGCACGAGTCGAGATGACGCACGAGTGGAAACCGTTCGAGCACAGACCAGTTTGAAAGAGGCCGAGGCTCAGCATCAGCGCCTGACGAACACCCTGACCGAGGCACGAAAAATCGCCACAGATGCCGGCCTGGATGAAGCAGTGAAGACTGCCCGGTCACAAGCGGAGAGTGTGAGCACTCGAGTCGAAGAGGCCCGAGTCGACTACCAGGCTGCCGACCCCGAGACCTTGGAGATGCAGCTGCAGAACGTGCGCCAGCTCGTCGGCAGCAAGGAGACTCAGCGAGAAGAAGTTCGGCAGGAGGTCGACCGCTTGTCGGCGCTCATCGACGACCGCGCCAGCGAAGGCATCTACGAAAAACTCGCGGCCGCCGAAGAGACAATGGAATCGGCACGGAAGAAGCAGGCGAGACTGAGCCGTCAGGCAGCGGCAATCAATCTGCTGCGCACCACTGTCCTCAAACACAAGGAAGAATCCCAGCGGAAGTACGTCGCTCCCTTCAAAGAGCAGATCGAACGCCTTGGCCGACTGGTCTTCGGACAGGGACTGTCGGTTGAAGTCTCCGAAGACCTCGAAATCGTCTCAAGAACCCTCAACGAACAGACAGTTCCCTTCGAATCACTATCGGGCGGGACGAAGGAACAATTGGCGCTCATCGGCAGACTCGCAGTGGCGACACTCGTCGACACCGACTCTGGGGCGCCGGTCGTCCTCGATGATGCCTTCGGCTTCGCCGATGCCGAGCGCCTCAACGCTCTCAACGTCATCCTGGGCACTGTCGGCCAGAGCGCTCAGGTCATCCTGCTCACCTGCCAGCCAGACCGCTTCGCCCGCCTCGGCGGCGCGAAGACGGTCAGCCTGACTTAATCGCTCCCGCGGCAGACCTAGAACTCAGACAAAGCGAGATGACTTAGCGAAGAGGGAGTGCAGGAGAACCAACTATGGCGGAATGGAAATCGGTTAAGCGTCACCGACCGATCAAGCAAGTGTGGGCCATGTATGCTGCTTCGGCAATGCTGTCTTTTCTCACTTTTTTCGTATTTGGATACGTTTATTCTCTAATTAAATCTATAGGCAAGACCTCCGACTTTGATCCGAGTTCCATATGGCTCTCGAGTCTGAATATAATGACTGAAGCTGCTCATCATATAGGCGATAAAGACGCCTTGTCTGTCACGGTATTTCTTGGTCTTATCGCAGGAGGTATAGCGCTGTATGTGCATGCTTCCAGTAGATATAAGGGCGCCATGAAAGGTGAGTCAAGGGAAATTGAGGCGCTAGCAACAGCTTCCTCAATCTATAATATTGGGCTTTCCTCGCTTTGCCTGGCGGCAGTTGTGTCAATAGTTCTCGGGTGGATCGACAGTCAGTCGGAGTGGCTGCGTATTTCACCGATTATTATTATTCCTGCGATCACCGGGTTTCTGGTTTGTGGTGCTTTGGCTGGTCTTAGAACAGTCGGCCCTGAGAGGCGCCTGGAGCAAAATAGAAAACTTGAACGACAGGCTGGGGAATACTTTCGTAGATTATCTGGGATATCTACTTCAGTACGGGCGCGCTGGTACTCCCTCTACGGTTTTCCGTTGTGTGTGTACTCTCTCTTCATCTTGTTGTATTTTTTCTACCTGGGAATACTTGGCCTCTCACTAGCCGCTGCAATTTCCTATTTCGCAATATTGATGACCATTGAATTATTTATGATTATTCTGGCGGTTAAGGCAGGGTGTTATTTTAATACATTCTATCCTGGTGGTAGCGTTTTGAAGATTGCATTTTGGGCTTTTCTGCTGTTTTGTTCCATTCTTGTTTCGGCTTCATTTTCTGTAGGACTGTTTTTGGGGGCCTCGGATGCTCGCGTCGTCGTTGGTAATTTTATTGTATTGTGCATTTTATTTTTTACGCCGTTATTTGTTCTGGGAAAATTTCCTTGCGTGTATTCTTGCAAGATCTACTATGCATTAATTGAATCTGGGCGAGGGAAGGAGTGGTGGGTGCGTGCTCTCGGTATCTGTGCGTCGTTCTCTGTGTTTCATTCTATTTATGAGGCCTCGAAGCGGCAGAGTCTGGAAAACGAATTGAACAGAGTGGTTCACGATATAGCTAGAAACTATGAATGGGTTTCTCCCGACGAGTGAAACTTTCATGTTTTTACTTTTCTCATGTCTGTGATCAGGCATTCGGCTCCGACAGACGGTCTGCCCAAACAGACACGGCCGCCGCGTCGAGCAGACGCAACGGCCGTGACCGGCTGACATCATTGGCAGCGTGCTGGCGGCTCCCGACTCACTCACCTGCGCTGGCCTTCGCCTCCTGTGCCGCAGCCACGGCATCGGCGCGAATCGTGCGGCGCAGGACCTT
Coding sequences within it:
- a CDS encoding AAA family ATPase translates to MKFHSIHLRNYRGIADSRVEFGDGVTVVEGPNEVGKSSIHEAITHLREDKASSRKASVKETQPVGVDAGPEVELHLSTGDYELKYRKRWIKQPFTELSVIKPRPEQLSSDDAHDRFLAILAETVDVDLLDALDVAQGESLAQAPLAQIKALHSALNESGVEVADHDDFLDRIEVEYAKYFTKSGKETGDFKTANAEVPSAEAAFEELRERSRGMDELVDNHARAAARLESIRDQLTQAVTDRDEAEQAAKAVAELKAVLDQALEQAKSAQRDEQIARETLDRRTQLIEDVAAAEEAVTAARTSFTELETTQSDKDSDFDRAQKILEEKQNALDEARALAKTAAKDVTKARARTELTELTRRLDTIRDHDEKKSRAQATIASIAVTAKDVEALISLETEVRIAENAKTSAAAQIVAKQLGSQPIDVDGTALGDGETGEFAAVKDVRITIDGIADITVRPGASPVELDKALTSARQAFDAELQRLDVDSVAQARQRAHVRADAEAVKAEADSTLIVLLGDDRRDTLEAALARAQQIVEADGTDPDSRADESNLNDLEAAVTEAEKNAETAQSEVDTARIELERTRTSRDDARVETVRAQTSLKEAEAQHQRLTNTLTEARKIATDAGLDEAVKTARSQAESVSTRVEEARVDYQAADPETLEMQLQNVRQLVGSKETQREEVRQEVDRLSALIDDRASEGIYEKLAAAEETMESARKKQARLSRQAAAINLLRTTVLKHKEESQRKYVAPFKEQIERLGRLVFGQGLSVEVSEDLEIVSRTLNEQTVPFESLSGGTKEQLALIGRLAVATLVDTDSGAPVVLDDAFGFADAERLNALNVILGTVGQSAQVILLTCQPDRFARLGGAKTVSLT